One region of Termitidicoccus mucosus genomic DNA includes:
- a CDS encoding recombinase family protein: protein MPRKPERSPLDLPRVPVVIYARVSTDNQVGGRFDSCESQAAVCRDQIRNHADEGWYEVATLTDAAYSGGTMDRPGIRALKRMIEAGEVKVVLVFKLERLSRNMDEWGPFRAFLQKHGCRLESATESISEVEPEGRLKNNIMMSVAEFERLNTAKKTRIKMREQAKRGYWNGGLVPYGYAYDKNTQALQPHPTEAPVLQRIFQEAAKLMSLTDIANALNADGLRTKERVVQRKDGKTETIGRRLFRSDGLRLIIQNPIYRGAVRFEGQEFTGKHEGLVSAEIWEKANAAAADIQERPGQLDHPSFQARDVHNHLFKGIAFCAACGRALVPSDSGKRNASGGKYRYYTCSAVLKEKHTAQCTVGRLSADALEKAVVTVLGEVAKHPSIIKEMVEVSRSTRRKDTAVLQSEVEKQKQSLASVEKQLDNCAIAISKGGVDVLGDALVRRASDLREQRRRLLVELERTRQELTASNALVLEEQHIRKNLERFREVLPKLTPSEQKEMIQLFIERIDVRRATEAGGKKVGSREGAQSADRLMEIRVKLHSAELAQGLEAQKQGHRMPVGQSSNLRGLSLDARVDFKNAMRGEITIIAPFRQSVRLDARVRTVAVNKPAVEHPVIRAQKWQRMLTTGDVPNRLALAKRVGVDPGMVTRVLKLVHLAPSIQEYLAGLKTANEAWHFSIKVLGEIADQPIEKQEQAFARLVAQFNNREERNQALSKMVAITHGHIPKWSAGPKFTAG, encoded by the coding sequence ATGCCGCGAAAGCCTGAGCGTTCACCGCTTGATTTACCCCGGGTTCCGGTAGTCATCTACGCCCGTGTTTCGACCGACAACCAAGTTGGCGGTCGTTTCGACTCATGCGAAAGCCAAGCCGCGGTGTGTCGCGACCAGATTCGGAACCATGCCGACGAAGGATGGTATGAAGTAGCAACGCTTACCGACGCGGCGTATTCCGGTGGAACAATGGACCGCCCCGGCATCCGAGCCCTCAAGCGGATGATTGAGGCTGGCGAGGTCAAGGTTGTCCTGGTCTTCAAGCTCGAACGGCTCTCTCGAAACATGGACGAATGGGGACCGTTCCGTGCATTTCTGCAAAAGCACGGCTGTCGTCTTGAAAGTGCTACGGAGAGCATCTCGGAGGTGGAGCCGGAGGGCCGCTTGAAGAACAACATTATGATGAGCGTGGCGGAATTCGAGCGACTGAATACCGCGAAGAAAACGCGCATCAAAATGCGGGAACAAGCGAAGCGAGGATACTGGAACGGCGGGCTGGTCCCTTATGGATACGCCTACGACAAGAATACGCAGGCGCTTCAACCACACCCGACCGAGGCTCCGGTATTGCAGCGTATCTTTCAGGAGGCCGCAAAACTGATGTCGCTGACCGACATTGCGAATGCGTTGAACGCTGACGGGCTTCGCACCAAGGAGCGCGTGGTTCAACGCAAGGATGGCAAGACCGAGACCATTGGCCGACGGCTATTTCGTTCCGATGGACTCCGGCTGATCATCCAGAATCCGATCTACCGTGGAGCGGTGAGATTTGAAGGCCAAGAGTTCACAGGTAAACATGAGGGATTGGTGTCGGCCGAAATATGGGAAAAGGCCAATGCCGCTGCTGCGGACATTCAGGAGCGTCCGGGACAGCTAGATCACCCGAGCTTTCAAGCCCGGGATGTCCACAATCATTTGTTCAAGGGCATCGCCTTCTGTGCGGCGTGTGGGAGGGCGCTGGTGCCTAGCGACAGCGGGAAACGAAACGCCTCCGGGGGCAAATACCGCTACTACACGTGTAGTGCCGTTTTGAAGGAAAAGCATACCGCGCAATGCACCGTCGGGCGGCTCTCTGCCGATGCCTTGGAAAAGGCAGTCGTCACCGTCTTAGGGGAGGTCGCGAAACATCCCTCAATCATCAAGGAAATGGTGGAGGTTTCTCGCTCAACCCGCCGGAAGGATACCGCCGTGTTGCAGTCCGAAGTCGAGAAGCAAAAGCAATCGCTGGCCAGCGTCGAGAAGCAGCTCGATAACTGTGCGATCGCCATCTCCAAGGGTGGCGTCGATGTCCTCGGCGATGCGCTGGTCCGGCGTGCGTCCGATCTGCGCGAACAACGCCGTCGGTTGCTCGTCGAACTGGAGCGAACTCGTCAGGAATTAACGGCATCGAATGCGCTGGTGCTGGAAGAACAACACATCAGGAAAAACCTGGAGCGTTTCAGGGAAGTGCTCCCGAAGCTGACGCCATCCGAGCAAAAGGAGATGATTCAGCTTTTCATCGAACGAATCGACGTGCGTCGGGCAACGGAAGCCGGTGGCAAGAAAGTCGGGTCAAGGGAGGGCGCACAATCGGCGGATCGCCTGATGGAGATCCGGGTCAAGCTTCACAGCGCGGAGTTGGCACAAGGGTTGGAGGCGCAGAAGCAAGGTCACAGGATGCCAGTCGGCCAATCATCCAACCTGCGAGGACTGAGTTTGGATGCCCGGGTGGACTTCAAAAATGCGATGCGCGGGGAAATCACGATCATCGCGCCGTTCCGGCAATCCGTGCGGTTGGACGCACGAGTTCGGACCGTGGCCGTCAATAAACCGGCGGTGGAGCACCCGGTCATCCGCGCTCAGAAATGGCAACGAATGCTGACCACGGGCGACGTGCCGAATCGCCTAGCGTTGGCAAAACGTGTCGGAGTCGACCCCGGCATGGTGACCCGTGTGCTCAAACTCGTTCACCTAGCACCATCCATTCAGGAGTATCTTGCGGGCCTTAAAACGGCGAACGAGGCTTGGCACTTTAGCATCAAGGTCCTTGGTGAAATCGCGGATCAGCCAATTGAGAAGCAAGAACAGGCATTTGCTCGCCTAGTCGCGCAATTCAACAACCGGGAAGAACGAAACCAAGCGTTGTCCAAGATGGTTGCGATCACCCACGGCCACATCCCAAAGTGGTCTGCGGGACCCAAGTTTACGGCGGGCTAA
- a CDS encoding helix-turn-helix domain-containing protein: protein MERTLSKPTDAQRRHRIAELLCQAIHLAEASDALRARLSEKEAEELGLIGDTPDAASPEDRVFQYLASMRAASPAAICSGTGLSRASVQRALQRLARERQIVVEGQTRSVVYQRALQRLARERQIVVEGQTRSVVYHLNRMEPDAAQLERN, encoded by the coding sequence ATGGAACGCACGCTTTCAAAGCCCACGGACGCGCAACGCCGGCATCGTATCGCAGAGCTTCTTTGCCAGGCGATTCATCTCGCAGAGGCCAGTGATGCGCTCCGAGCAAGGCTCTCGGAAAAGGAAGCTGAAGAATTGGGTCTGATCGGGGACACGCCAGATGCGGCCAGTCCGGAAGACCGGGTGTTTCAGTATCTGGCCTCCATGCGCGCAGCCTCACCCGCGGCGATTTGCAGCGGAACCGGGCTCTCCCGAGCCAGCGTCCAGCGTGCTTTGCAGCGTCTTGCCCGCGAACGCCAGATTGTTGTCGAGGGGCAAACCAGATCGGTGGTCTATCAGCGTGCTTTGCAGCGTCTTGCCCGCGAACGCCAGATTGTTGTCGAGGGGCAAACCAGATCGGTGGTCTATCATCTGAATCGGATGGAGCCTGATGCGGCACAGTTGGAGCGGAACTGA